GGCGCCCGGGGGGACGCTGATCCGCTTCCCCGCCACCTGGATGGAGAACCGCTTCCCCTGTTCCAGGGCGTCAGCCAGCCGCCGCAATTTAGCGGCAAACTGTTTGACGGAGTAAACCTTCTCCACGTCGCGATTGTTTTTCTTTGCCATTTCGACCTCCGATT
This DNA window, taken from Candidatus Denitrolinea symbiosum, encodes the following:
- a CDS encoding amphi-Trp domain-containing protein, with protein sequence MAKKNNRDVEKVYSVKQFAAKLRRLADALEQGKRFSIQVAGKRISVPPGASISVEHERSDGAEEVEFQLKWEN